Proteins encoded together in one Parcubacteria group bacterium window:
- a CDS encoding M23 family metallopeptidase: MAYPYARQLCYPVDEYRVNGLGFGVYGIFGGVDWGEHLGEDVICSAGTPVVSIGRGSVVYSALHAGSATKGNWGNIIIVVHKHPVTHKLFYTLYGHLGERNKKKGARVDMGDVIGLVGKSNTVDNGWWQEEHLHFGIYVGAWDGTVLPGYFKSEQKRTKKEDWVRPSDFIAQYSNHSPFSKI; encoded by the coding sequence ATGGCGTATCCTTATGCACGACAATTGTGTTACCCAGTCGATGAATACCGTGTGAATGGGTTGGGTTTTGGTGTGTATGGGATTTTTGGAGGTGTGGATTGGGGTGAACATCTCGGTGAAGATGTCATCTGCTCTGCGGGGACGCCTGTCGTATCAATTGGTCGCGGGTCTGTCGTGTATTCGGCACTGCATGCGGGCAGTGCGACAAAAGGTAATTGGGGTAATATCATCATCGTGGTGCATAAACATCCAGTGACACATAAACTTTTTTACACATTGTATGGACATCTCGGTGAGCGAAACAAGAAAAAAGGTGCGCGCGTCGACATGGGAGATGTGATCGGATTGGTAGGTAAGAGCAATACGGTGGATAATGGCTGGTGGCAAGAGGAACATCTGCATTTTGGGATCTATGTGGGAGCATGGGACGGAACTGTTTTACCTGGATATTTCAAGTCAGAGCAGAAGCGTACAAAAAAAGAGGATTGGGTGCGTCCGAGTGATTTTATCGCACAATATAGTAACCACTCACCTTTTTCCAAGATATAA
- a CDS encoding DNA adenine methylase: MKYMGSKRFMLNNGLGELIKKTVPTAKRFVDPFCGAGSVVHHVAQSFNVPVLASDLQMYGKILSGSIIERDKKLNPVSLENKWIEEANAKIKSSTFFNEAVKLQDCKISVLRKTVQKSRKLCEKKSSIGPIWNAYGGHYFSPLQALTIDYLIKYLPKNSTEKTACLAALIDAVSRTIAAPGHTAQPFQPTETAGKFLYDAWHRDIIHVCKTTLKEISEKHAKVKGKTYVDDAIHFIKTKVKEGDLVFIDPPYSGVHYSRFYHVLETIARGTCGPVSGVGRYPDITERPQSHFSNLSQSKKALNDLLCVLAQKKVSVIFTFPKGKCSNGLSGELVKEISRKYFDIDKSSRQHSHDVIVGKFSTLGGNNKLKNNKIKASRVKSEELLLLLKPKK, encoded by the coding sequence ATGAAATACATGGGCTCAAAGCGGTTCATGCTAAATAATGGATTGGGTGAACTAATAAAAAAAACCGTGCCAACTGCAAAAAGATTTGTGGATCCTTTTTGTGGTGCTGGATCGGTTGTGCATCATGTTGCACAAAGTTTCAATGTGCCTGTTTTAGCTTCTGATTTGCAAATGTATGGTAAGATTTTGTCTGGTTCTATTATTGAGCGAGACAAAAAGTTAAATCCTGTGTCACTGGAAAATAAATGGATTGAAGAAGCAAATGCAAAGATAAAATCCTCCACATTTTTTAATGAAGCAGTGAAGTTGCAGGATTGTAAAATCAGTGTACTTAGAAAAACAGTTCAAAAATCACGAAAACTATGTGAAAAAAAATCAAGTATTGGTCCAATCTGGAATGCATATGGCGGTCACTATTTCAGTCCATTACAAGCGTTGACGATTGATTATCTTATAAAATATTTACCAAAAAACAGTACAGAAAAAACAGCATGTCTTGCAGCGCTTATTGATGCTGTAAGTCGAACGATAGCAGCTCCGGGGCACACAGCTCAACCTTTTCAACCAACAGAAACTGCTGGAAAGTTTCTCTATGACGCATGGCATAGAGATATCATACATGTATGCAAGACTACCCTTAAGGAAATTTCTGAAAAACACGCAAAAGTAAAAGGAAAGACATATGTGGATGATGCAATCCATTTTATCAAAACAAAAGTTAAAGAGGGCGATCTTGTCTTTATTGATCCGCCATATTCCGGTGTGCATTATAGTAGGTTTTATCACGTATTAGAAACAATCGCACGAGGCACATGTGGACCAGTATCCGGCGTAGGACGCTACCCAGACATTACGGAGAGACCACAGTCACATTTTAGTAATTTAAGTCAGTCAAAAAAAGCACTTAATGATCTTTTATGTGTGCTTGCACAAAAAAAAGTGTCAGTAATTTTCACGTTTCCAAAAGGAAAATGTAGCAATGGACTTTCTGGTGAACTAGTTAAGGAGATATCAAGAAAATATTTTGACATTGATAAGTCCAGTAGACAACATTCTCATGATGTCATTGTTGGTAAATTTAGTACTCTAGGAGGAAACAATAAACTAAAAAATAATAAAATCAAAGCATCACGAGTGAAATCAGAAGAATTACTATTGTTATTAAAACCTAAAAAATAA
- a CDS encoding DUF2892 domain-containing protein, with product MQVNEGTMDRVFRAIAGLVVMYFAYSAFAGWGQVVGYIIGVMLLLTAATGYCMLYKFFGISTK from the coding sequence ATGCAGGTCAACGAGGGCACAATGGATCGTGTTTTTCGCGCGATCGCGGGTTTGGTGGTGATGTATTTTGCGTACAGCGCATTTGCTGGCTGGGGGCAGGTTGTCGGGTATATTATTGGCGTAATGTTGCTTCTGACCGCAGCGACTGGCTATTGCATGCTGTACAAATTTTTTGGCATCAGCACAAAATAG
- a CDS encoding amphi-Trp domain-containing protein encodes MQRSKNRDIEKVYTKKEFIKKLRRLADVLEKDEKFVIHVAGEKLRIPKDAVINIEHERGKDGEELEFQIKW; translated from the coding sequence ATGCAAAGATCAAAAAACAGAGATATTGAAAAAGTCTATACGAAAAAAGAGTTTATCAAAAAGTTGCGACGTTTGGCAGACGTGTTGGAAAAAGATGAAAAATTCGTGATCCACGTTGCGGGAGAAAAATTACGCATTCCCAAAGATGCGGTGATCAACATTGAACACGAAAGAGGAAAAGACGGAGAGGAATTGGAATTTCAGATCAAATGGTAA
- a CDS encoding PD-(D/E)XK nuclease family protein — MSEYYKAIRTRNIFDPASENAFKLSRSKIDLFLNCPRCFYLDRRLGVGRPPGFPFNLNSAVDALLKKEFDIHRVGQTAHPLMQEYGIDAVPFDDKRMDEWRDSLRRGIQYLHEKTNILVTGGVDDVWVNPQGELIIVDYKATSKSGEVSLDAEWQIGYKRQMEIYQWLFRKNGFTVSNTGYFVYCNGDTDKEAFDSKLEFDVKVIPYVGDASWVEQTITDAHACLMRDDIPPAAENCDYCNYVAAVQAKT, encoded by the coding sequence ATGTCTGAATATTATAAGGCTATAAGAACGCGCAATATTTTTGATCCTGCATCTGAGAACGCATTTAAGCTATCGCGGTCAAAGATTGATCTGTTTTTGAATTGTCCACGATGTTTTTATTTGGACCGGAGGCTCGGTGTGGGGCGTCCGCCGGGATTTCCGTTCAATCTCAACTCGGCAGTGGATGCTTTGCTCAAAAAAGAATTTGATATCCATAGAGTCGGTCAAACAGCGCATCCCTTGATGCAAGAATATGGTATCGATGCTGTGCCGTTTGATGATAAGCGGATGGATGAGTGGCGGGATTCATTGCGACGGGGTATACAGTATCTGCATGAAAAAACCAATATACTCGTCACTGGCGGAGTGGATGATGTGTGGGTCAATCCGCAAGGAGAATTGATCATCGTGGATTATAAGGCAACGTCAAAAAGCGGGGAAGTTAGTCTGGATGCGGAGTGGCAGATCGGTTACAAACGGCAGATGGAAATCTATCAATGGCTTTTTCGCAAAAACGGTTTTACCGTCTCAAACACGGGGTATTTTGTCTATTGTAATGGAGACACTGACAAAGAGGCTTTTGACAGTAAATTGGAATTTGATGTCAAAGTCATCCCCTATGTTGGTGATGCGAGCTGGGTGGAGCAGACCATCACTGATGCGCACGCGTGTCTCATGCGTGATGACATTCCTCCGGCAGCGGAAAATTGTGATTATTGTAATTATGTCGCAGCAGTGCAAGCAAAAACATAA
- a CDS encoding DUF1749 domain-containing protein, whose translation MKKVFIVHGWSGSAQSDWLPWMKDELSAKNISAEVLQMPIADFPQMDEWVKYLHTKIGTPNEEIFLVGHSLGCMAIMRYVESLAENEKIGGMLLVSGFSHSIGIPYLESFFTSPLDYDKVARSVMQKVFINSDNDPYVPLAEGKVLEEKLGGKLIVLNDVGHINQVSGFVTFTTGLEELLTMMQ comes from the coding sequence ATGAAAAAGGTATTTATTGTCCATGGGTGGAGTGGTTCTGCGCAATCAGATTGGCTTCCGTGGATGAAAGACGAGCTCAGCGCGAAAAATATTTCTGCAGAAGTATTGCAGATGCCAATCGCAGATTTTCCTCAAATGGATGAGTGGGTGAAATATTTGCACACAAAGATCGGCACGCCAAACGAAGAGATTTTTTTGGTCGGACATAGTCTGGGGTGTATGGCGATCATGCGGTATGTGGAATCTCTGGCAGAAAATGAAAAGATCGGAGGTATGCTTTTAGTTTCGGGATTTTCACATTCGATCGGTATCCCGTATTTGGAGAGTTTTTTTACTTCGCCCTTGGATTATGATAAAGTTGCGCGGTCTGTGATGCAAAAAGTCTTTATCAATTCTGACAATGATCCCTATGTACCGCTTGCAGAGGGGAAGGTTTTGGAAGAAAAATTGGGAGGAAAATTGATCGTACTCAATGACGTCGGACACATCAATCAAGTGAGTGGATTTGTGACATTTACGACAGGATTGGAAGAATTGTTGACGATGATGCAATAG
- the uvrA gene encoding excinuclease ABC subunit UvrA: protein MKDKSDYIVIKGARENNLKNINLTIPRDSFTVFTGLSGSGKSTLAFDTIFAEGQRRYLESLSSYARQFLGQMDKPDVDTIEGLSPAISIDQKTTSHNPRSTVGTVTEVHDYLRLLWAKIGVPHCPECHEPITVLSTDEIVAQIIENAQGEEIEICAPVVRARKGTYLKLFSDMWDRGFLEAYINGEVHNLDAASELALDRNKKHNIEIIVDTMKADAEEISRLFEAVEISLKIADGLVYVRRPYDKKKKSVTVYNQKFACHRHPKIVFPDLEPRLFSFNSPYGACPACEGLGTKKEIDYTMVIPDTSKTIAQGGVLPWSNKKKNSYYGAIFHAVLQYYHIPENVRLKDLAERQFDVLVHGDEDPDPIPVSMKSAKGSTWRFTVEWKGIVGFLEERYKKTESDSIRKDIEQYMSRKPCSACQGSRYKQEVLWIKIGGKHIDEISQMTITDAVQFFEKLPLNTQEKIIGERIIKEVISRLSFLNKVGLGYLMLARSAHTLSGGESQRIRLASQIGSQLVGVLYILDEPSIGLHARDNSKLLETLLYLRDLGNTVIVIEHDEETMRAADFLVDIGPGAGKHGGRIVVADVPEKVIQNKESLTAKYLRGEKFIPVPEHRRLIKNKKILTVRGARENNLQGITVEFPLGMMTVVTGVSGSGKSTLVEEILYKGLAHKLMRSAVRPGKYQEIVGVEHLDKVILIDQSPIGRTPRSNPATYTGVFAPIRELFAQTKAAKARGYKPGRFSFNVRGGRCDNCDGDGALKIEMQFMADVYLPCDVCKGKRYNSETLQITYRGKTIADVLDLTVDEAVDFFEPYPAIHTIIKTLQDVGLGYIHLGQSATTLSGGEAQRVKLATELARKATGKTMYILDEPTTGLHFDDVAKLLDVLHRLVESGNSVVVIEHNMDVIKTADWIIDMGPEGGSGGGKIIVAGSPEEVIKYYKESYTAKFLREVLKK from the coding sequence ATGAAAGATAAATCGGACTATATTGTCATCAAAGGCGCACGAGAAAATAATCTCAAAAATATCAATCTCACGATTCCGCGAGACAGTTTTACGGTGTTTACCGGTTTGTCCGGAAGCGGGAAATCCACACTGGCGTTTGATACGATCTTTGCAGAAGGTCAACGACGGTATCTGGAGAGTTTGTCCAGTTATGCGCGGCAGTTTTTGGGGCAGATGGATAAACCGGATGTGGATACGATCGAGGGATTGTCGCCGGCGATTTCGATCGATCAGAAAACGACGTCACACAATCCTCGTTCTACGGTAGGGACGGTGACAGAGGTGCATGATTATCTGCGTCTTCTCTGGGCAAAGATCGGTGTGCCACATTGTCCGGAGTGTCATGAACCGATCACAGTGCTCTCGACCGATGAGATCGTTGCGCAGATCATTGAAAATGCACAAGGCGAGGAGATTGAAATTTGTGCGCCTGTCGTGCGCGCACGCAAGGGTACCTATTTGAAACTATTTTCCGATATGTGGGACAGGGGATTTCTCGAGGCATATATCAATGGAGAGGTGCACAATTTGGATGCCGCCAGTGAGTTGGCATTGGACCGCAATAAAAAACACAATATCGAGATCATCGTAGATACGATGAAGGCGGATGCGGAAGAAATCTCACGGCTTTTTGAGGCTGTGGAGATCTCGCTCAAGATCGCGGATGGATTGGTATATGTACGTCGTCCTTATGACAAAAAGAAAAAATCCGTGACTGTATATAATCAAAAATTTGCATGCCATCGCCATCCAAAGATCGTTTTTCCCGATTTGGAGCCGCGCCTCTTCAGTTTCAATTCGCCATATGGTGCGTGTCCGGCCTGTGAGGGTTTGGGTACAAAAAAAGAAATCGACTACACGATGGTGATCCCTGATACAAGTAAAACGATCGCACAGGGCGGCGTATTGCCGTGGAGCAATAAAAAGAAAAACTCATACTATGGAGCGATCTTTCATGCCGTTTTGCAATATTATCACATTCCCGAAAATGTGCGTCTCAAAGATCTGGCCGAGCGACAATTTGATGTTTTGGTGCATGGCGATGAGGATCCAGATCCAATTCCTGTGAGCATGAAAAGTGCCAAAGGGAGCACATGGCGTTTTACTGTGGAATGGAAAGGTATTGTGGGGTTTCTCGAAGAGCGGTACAAAAAAACAGAATCAGATAGTATTCGTAAAGATATCGAACAATATATGTCGCGCAAACCATGTAGCGCGTGCCAGGGCAGTCGATACAAACAAGAGGTTTTGTGGATCAAGATCGGTGGAAAACATATTGATGAAATATCGCAAATGACGATCACGGACGCTGTACAATTTTTTGAAAAATTGCCACTCAACACACAAGAAAAGATCATCGGTGAGCGGATCATTAAAGAAGTGATCTCACGGCTCAGTTTTTTGAATAAAGTGGGATTGGGATATTTGATGCTTGCGCGCAGTGCGCACACACTCAGCGGTGGCGAATCACAGCGCATCAGACTGGCGAGTCAGATCGGATCGCAGTTGGTGGGTGTGTTGTATATTCTCGATGAGCCATCGATCGGACTGCATGCGCGTGACAATTCAAAGCTTCTGGAAACATTGCTGTATTTACGTGATCTCGGCAATACGGTGATCGTGATCGAGCATGATGAGGAGACGATGCGTGCGGCGGATTTTCTCGTTGATATCGGTCCGGGTGCAGGTAAGCACGGTGGGCGGATCGTTGTGGCAGATGTGCCGGAAAAAGTGATCCAAAACAAAGAGTCTTTGACGGCAAAATATTTGCGCGGTGAGAAATTCATTCCAGTGCCAGAACATCGACGTTTGATAAAAAATAAAAAGATCCTCACAGTACGTGGTGCGAGAGAAAATAATTTGCAGGGGATCACCGTAGAATTTCCCTTGGGCATGATGACAGTGGTCACGGGCGTATCTGGCAGTGGGAAATCAACGCTTGTTGAAGAAATCCTGTATAAAGGATTGGCACATAAGCTCATGCGTAGTGCAGTGCGTCCCGGTAAGTATCAAGAGATCGTTGGTGTGGAGCATCTCGATAAAGTGATATTGATCGACCAAAGTCCGATCGGCCGCACACCACGATCCAATCCAGCGACTTATACTGGTGTATTTGCACCGATCCGTGAATTATTTGCGCAGACAAAGGCGGCAAAAGCCCGGGGATATAAACCGGGACGATTTAGTTTCAATGTGCGTGGCGGGCGATGTGACAATTGTGATGGTGATGGTGCGCTCAAGATCGAGATGCAATTTATGGCGGATGTGTATTTGCCGTGCGATGTATGCAAAGGTAAACGATATAATAGCGAGACATTGCAGATTACCTATCGTGGCAAAACGATCGCGGATGTGTTGGATCTCACAGTTGATGAGGCGGTGGATTTTTTTGAGCCGTATCCGGCGATCCATACGATCATCAAGACATTACAAGACGTGGGGCTCGGATATATCCATCTCGGACAAAGTGCGACAACCCTCAGTGGCGGTGAGGCGCAACGTGTAAAACTGGCAACGGAACTCGCGCGCAAAGCAACAGGCAAAACGATGTATATCCTCGATGAACCGACGACGGGATTGCACTTTGATGACGTGGCAAAATTGCTCGATGTTTTGCATCGATTGGTGGAAAGCGGGAACAGCGTGGTGGTGATCGAGCACAATATGGATGTGATCAAAACAGCGGACTGGATCATCGACATGGGTCCGGAGGGCGGATCTGGCGGTGGAAAAATTATTGTTGCAGGTTCTCCGGAAGAAGTCATCAAATATTACAAAGAAAGCTACACAGCAAAATTCTTGCGCGAGGTTTTAAAGAAATGA
- a CDS encoding metallophosphoesterase: protein MIFLVIFIAILFGGNYFIYISLVRFFSISDPQYKMWLVVGLFVCGVSFIIASILAHYAENIFTRAFYGISGLLLAIGWNVIIVCIIVWGIVLICHMFACGMNEKFVATSFLIVALVYSGYGIWCAFHPTVTHITLEVKDLPETWKDKTVVQLSDVHLGHTYGARFLTQVVTAVNKEHPDVVFITGDLFDGMDGALAELIDPLRHMTAPQGVYFITGNHETYLGLDMVTDTLAQTAIQTLDDAVVSVDGMQIVGVSYPERGEKKDIAETIHNMQDLDLNKPNILLYHDPSSARTAKDLGFDVQLAGHTHRGQLFPFQLITRAIYGRYANGLTREGDFSIYTSRGVGTWGPAMRTSGRPEITVIHFK, encoded by the coding sequence ATGATATTTTTGGTCATTTTTATCGCGATCCTTTTTGGCGGGAACTATTTTATTTATATTTCTTTGGTCAGATTTTTTAGCATCAGTGATCCGCAATACAAAATGTGGTTGGTGGTGGGATTGTTTGTGTGTGGTGTGAGCTTTATCATTGCATCGATCCTCGCGCACTATGCGGAGAATATTTTTACGAGAGCTTTTTATGGGATCTCGGGATTACTGCTTGCCATCGGGTGGAATGTGATCATAGTGTGTATCATCGTGTGGGGTATTGTTCTGATCTGTCACATGTTTGCATGTGGCATGAATGAAAAATTTGTGGCAACCTCTTTTCTCATTGTCGCTCTCGTGTACTCCGGGTATGGTATATGGTGCGCATTTCATCCCACAGTCACACACATCACACTAGAGGTCAAAGATCTGCCTGAGACATGGAAAGACAAAACGGTCGTGCAATTATCAGATGTGCACCTCGGTCACACATATGGCGCGCGTTTTTTGACGCAGGTAGTGACTGCGGTCAATAAGGAACATCCTGACGTGGTGTTTATCACGGGGGATCTCTTTGACGGGATGGATGGCGCGCTGGCAGAACTCATCGATCCGTTGCGACATATGACAGCACCGCAGGGTGTATATTTTATTACGGGTAATCATGAGACATATCTCGGTCTGGATATGGTGACCGATACGCTTGCACAAACAGCGATCCAAACTTTGGATGATGCTGTGGTATCTGTGGATGGAATGCAGATCGTCGGCGTGAGTTATCCCGAGCGTGGCGAGAAAAAAGACATCGCAGAAACAATCCACAATATGCAGGATCTCGACCTCAACAAACCAAACATCCTCCTGTATCATGATCCCTCTAGTGCACGTACTGCCAAGGATCTGGGTTTTGATGTGCAATTGGCGGGGCACACGCACCGCGGGCAATTATTTCCATTTCAACTGATCACGCGTGCGATCTATGGTCGCTATGCGAATGGACTGACGCGTGAGGGAGATTTCTCGATCTATACATCGCGGGGTGTCGGCACATGGGGTCCGGCAATGCGCACATCAGGACGTCCGGAGATCACGGTGATCCATTTCAAATAA